From Campylobacter upsaliensis, the proteins below share one genomic window:
- a CDS encoding pseudouridine synthase family protein, producing MQEKAYKLLALQENISNREAKDLIDRGLVFSRGKKIVLARALMKEGTKFNLLKMKKPQILFEDEKILAINKPYSYISEELESEFKAKLLNRLDKETSGLILLCKNEDFKKLCIEEFRKQRVYKSYIAVLDGVLAEELVVDEPIRTLKGKNGAFSKIAKEGQSALSIINPLMIQGKRTLAKICIQTGRTHQIRVHTAFVKHPIIGDEKYGKIAADRMYLHSYELKILHYEFKANLDESFAKFGFELKNLEF from the coding sequence ATGCAAGAAAAAGCTTATAAATTACTTGCTTTGCAAGAAAATATTTCAAATAGAGAAGCTAAGGATTTGATAGATAGGGGCTTGGTTTTTTCTCGCGGAAAAAAAATTGTCCTTGCTAGGGCTTTGATGAAAGAGGGAACGAAATTTAATTTGCTTAAGATGAAAAAGCCTCAAATTTTGTTTGAAGATGAGAAAATTTTAGCAATAAATAAGCCTTATTCTTACATTAGCGAGGAGCTAGAGAGTGAATTTAAGGCTAAACTTTTGAATAGATTGGATAAAGAAACAAGTGGGCTTATTTTGCTTTGTAAAAATGAAGATTTTAAAAAGCTTTGTATAGAGGAATTTAGGAAGCAAAGGGTTTATAAAAGCTATATAGCTGTGCTTGATGGCGTTTTGGCTGAGGAGCTTGTAGTCGATGAGCCTATACGCACACTCAAGGGTAAAAATGGCGCCTTTAGCAAAATTGCAAAAGAGGGGCAAAGTGCTTTAAGCATTATAAATCCTTTAATGATACAGGGTAAAAGAACTCTAGCAAAAATTTGTATTCAAACGGGCAGAACACATCAAATAAGAGTGCATACTGCTTTTGTTAAACATCCCATTATAGGTGATGAAAAGTATGGGAAAATAGCAGCAGATAGAATGTATTTGCATAGCTACGAGCTTAAAATTTTACACTATGAGTTTAAGGCTAATTTAGATGAAAGTTTCGCAAAATTTGGTTTTGAGCTAAAAAATTTGGAGTTTTAA
- the waaA gene encoding lipid IV(A) 3-deoxy-D-manno-octulosonic acid transferase, which yields MIIAYYFLTWVAFFIGAIPLFFLSFFKTKYKKSLKARFFLYKNSCQKARVHFHACSLGEVRSVGILSKKFDSRISVITQTGFEEAKKFCKKVNFLAFENWLPFWFKRCEVLVIFEAEYWLMLVFMAKLRGARVLLINARISNHSYKAYLRFAFFYRLIFFYIDEVFAQSAKDKQRLEQLGAKNVKIFKNIKANLEIKPSKHYAKLKERLIIFASTHQNEEELLLRAICLQKDEKLIIAPRHPERFLEVENLLQHYVYEKFSNLKKWEDFKGQILLLDVLGELINFYAISDVVVLGGSFVEGIGGHNPIEVASFNNVLITGIFIHNQENLFAEVENVNFCEDLTSLNSMIHHLNKKARISQNKDLSIIENAIKEGLNARKSL from the coding sequence TTGATAATTGCCTACTATTTTCTCACTTGGGTGGCATTTTTTATAGGTGCTATCCCTTTATTTTTTCTTTCATTTTTTAAAACAAAATATAAAAAAAGCTTAAAGGCGAGGTTTTTTCTTTATAAAAATTCTTGCCAAAAAGCTAGAGTGCATTTTCACGCTTGTTCTTTGGGAGAGGTTAGGAGTGTGGGGATTTTAAGTAAAAAATTTGATTCTAGAATAAGCGTCATTACTCAAACAGGTTTTGAAGAGGCTAAAAAATTTTGTAAAAAAGTGAATTTTTTAGCTTTTGAAAATTGGCTACCCTTTTGGTTTAAGCGTTGTGAAGTTTTAGTTATTTTTGAAGCTGAATACTGGCTAATGCTTGTTTTTATGGCGAAATTAAGAGGTGCTAGGGTGCTTTTGATTAACGCTAGAATTTCAAATCATTCTTATAAGGCTTATTTGCGTTTCGCTTTTTTTTACCGCTTGATTTTTTTTTACATTGACGAGGTTTTTGCTCAAAGCGCGAAAGATAAGCAAAGACTTGAGCAATTAGGCGCTAAAAATGTGAAAATTTTTAAGAACATTAAAGCAAATTTGGAAATTAAGCCTAGTAAGCATTATGCTAAATTAAAAGAAAGACTTATTATTTTTGCTAGCACACATCAAAACGAAGAAGAGCTTTTATTAAGAGCCATTTGTTTGCAAAAAGATGAAAAACTCATCATCGCTCCAAGACACCCAGAGCGTTTTTTGGAGGTCGAAAATTTATTGCAACACTATGTTTATGAAAAATTTTCAAATTTAAAAAAATGGGAAGATTTTAAGGGACAAATTTTATTGCTCGATGTTTTGGGAGAATTAATTAATTTTTATGCCATTAGTGATGTGGTCGTGCTTGGTGGTTCTTTTGTCGAGGGGATTGGGGGGCATAATCCCATTGAGGTGGCAAGTTTTAATAATGTTCTCATTACAGGTATTTTTATCCATAATCAAGAAAATTTATTTGCAGAAGTTGAAAATGTCAATTTTTGTGAGGATTTGACAAGTCTTAATTCTATGATACATCATTTAAATAAAAAAGCTAGAATCTCGCAAAATAAAGACTTAAGCATAATAGAAAATGCGATAAAGGAAGGGCTTAATGCAAGAAAAAGCTTATAA
- a CDS encoding zinc ribbon domain-containing protein, giving the protein MNKYLEQLVHLSQIDQEIDSFEPKISSVSKTLKDAEARIAKMNEELVAADEEIKDIEAQKAQNNAHIAEFSAKIKELGKKSGAVKTEKEANALKIEEDIAKEQLDAANGEIVRLDKILENKEHFKKELLESRTKEEADLEGIKKEIDVQISSLEKERMIIYNKKTKLVGEMNQKVLGFYEKIRKWAKNTAVVPVKKQACYGCFMKIYDKTYLAVIKGEEIVTCPHCGRILYKELEEAKKN; this is encoded by the coding sequence ATGAATAAATATTTAGAACAATTAGTTCATTTATCGCAAATAGACCAAGAAATTGATAGTTTCGAGCCTAAAATTAGTAGCGTAAGCAAAACTTTAAAAGATGCTGAAGCTAGGATAGCTAAGATGAACGAGGAACTTGTAGCTGCTGATGAGGAGATTAAGGATATTGAAGCGCAAAAAGCACAAAATAATGCTCATATAGCGGAATTTTCAGCCAAGATTAAGGAGCTTGGTAAAAAAAGTGGTGCAGTTAAGACAGAAAAAGAAGCGAACGCCCTTAAAATAGAGGAAGATATCGCTAAAGAGCAGCTTGATGCGGCTAATGGTGAGATTGTGCGACTTGATAAAATTTTAGAAAATAAAGAGCATTTTAAGAAGGAATTGTTAGAAAGTAGAACCAAAGAAGAAGCGGATTTGGAGGGAATTAAAAAGGAAATTGATGTGCAAATTTCAAGCCTTGAAAAAGAAAGAATGATAATTTATAATAAAAAAACAAAGCTTGTAGGCGAGATGAATCAAAAGGTGCTTGGCTTTTATGAAAAAATTCGCAAATGGGCGAAAAATACTGCTGTTGTGCCTGTTAAAAAGCAAGCTTGTTATGGATGCTTTATGAAGATTTATGATAAGACTTATTTGGCTGTGATAAAGGGCGAAGAAATAGTAACTTGTCCGCATTGTGGTAGAATTTTATATAAAGAGCTTGAAGAAGCGAAAAAGAATTGA
- a CDS encoding Nif3-like dinuclear metal center hexameric protein, with the protein MKLSEIYAFLNELSPFEKQASWDNSGLLLGNLDDDISKLYLSLDVDENLIKNAEENSLFITHHPLIFKPLRNLSEMAYPKNLLKEMIKKNIALISLHTNYDLSHLNAYFVKEILGFEKFLQEDFLIYVDVNLSFYELCERVKKRLNLTNLKMSFSGKEKLEKIAICTGSGGDLIPNVKADCFLSGDFKYHQAFEALSNHLSLIELGHYESERYFNESLAKYLQNLPLKVIMSVSKNPFQYF; encoded by the coding sequence ATGAAACTGAGTGAAATTTATGCTTTTTTAAATGAGCTTAGCCCTTTTGAAAAGCAGGCTAGCTGGGATAATAGCGGACTTTTACTAGGAAATTTAGATGATGATATTTCCAAGCTTTATCTTAGTCTTGATGTAGATGAAAATTTGATTAAAAATGCGGAGGAAAATTCGCTTTTTATCACTCATCATCCTTTAATTTTTAAACCTTTGCGTAATTTAAGTGAAATGGCTTATCCTAAAAATTTGCTTAAAGAAATGATTAAGAAAAATATCGCTCTCATTTCTTTGCACACAAATTACGATTTAAGCCACCTTAATGCGTATTTTGTTAAGGAAATTTTGGGTTTTGAAAAATTTTTACAAGAAGATTTTTTAATTTATGTCGATGTCAATTTGAGCTTTTATGAGCTTTGTGAAAGAGTAAAAAAAAGACTTAATTTAACAAATCTTAAAATGAGCTTTAGTGGCAAGGAAAAACTTGAGAAAATTGCCATTTGTACGGGTAGTGGGGGCGATTTAATCCCTAATGTAAAAGCGGATTGTTTTTTAAGCGGAGATTTTAAGTATCATCAAGCTTTTGAGGCTTTAAGTAATCATTTAAGCTTGATTGAGCTTGGACATTATGAAAGCGAGCGTTATTTTAACGAAAGCCTAGCGAAATACTTGCAAAATTTGCCGCTAAAGGTTATAATGTCAGTTTCAAAAAATCCATTTCAATACTTTTAA
- the glyQ gene encoding glycine--tRNA ligase subunit alpha: MTFSQMILNLQNFWQENGCAIMQPYDMPAGAGTFHPATFLRSLGKKPWACAYVAPSRRPTDGRYGENPNRLGAYYQFQVLIKPSPDNIQELYLKSLENLGFDLKSHDIRFVEDNWESPSLGAWGLGWEVWLDGMEVTQFTYFQQVGGIAVDLVSAEITYGLERIAMYLQNVDNVYDIVWSEFGGELIKYADVHKQSEYEYSKYNFEISNIELLNSQFQNAYNECKNTLEQGLALPAYDYCMLAAHTFNLLDARGAISVAKRQDYMLKIRELSKHCAEIYKKNLNETE; encoded by the coding sequence ATGACTTTTTCGCAAATGATACTAAATTTACAAAATTTTTGGCAGGAAAATGGCTGTGCGATTATGCAGCCTTATGATATGCCAGCGGGAGCTGGGACTTTTCACCCTGCGACTTTTTTAAGAAGCTTAGGTAAAAAGCCTTGGGCTTGTGCTTATGTCGCACCAAGTAGAAGACCAACAGATGGGCGTTATGGAGAAAATCCTAACCGCTTAGGTGCTTATTATCAATTTCAAGTTTTAATTAAGCCAAGTCCGGATAATATCCAAGAGCTTTACTTAAAAAGCCTTGAAAATTTAGGCTTTGACTTAAAAAGCCACGATATTCGCTTTGTGGAGGACAACTGGGAAAGCCCAAGCCTTGGAGCGTGGGGACTTGGTTGGGAAGTTTGGCTTGATGGTATGGAGGTAACGCAATTTACCTATTTTCAGCAAGTAGGTGGCATTGCTGTGGATTTGGTGAGTGCAGAGATTACTTATGGGCTTGAAAGAATTGCAATGTATTTGCAAAATGTCGATAATGTTTATGACATAGTGTGGAGTGAATTTGGTGGAGAGTTAATTAAATACGCCGATGTGCATAAGCAAAGTGAGTATGAGTATAGCAAATATAATTTTGAAATAAGCAATATAGAGCTTTTAAATTCGCAATTTCAAAATGCTTATAATGAGTGTAAAAACACGCTAGAGCAGGGTTTGGCTCTACCTGCGTATGATTATTGTATGTTAGCAGCTCACACCTTTAATCTTCTTGACGCAAGAGGAGCTATTTCTGTCGCAAAAAGACAAGATTATATGCTTAAAATTCGCGAACTTTCTAAGCACTGTGCTGAAATTTATAAGAAAAATTTAAATGAAACTGAGTGA
- a CDS encoding DUF3972 domain-containing protein, with the protein MQTYLELDEFCKLVHLNEDVVKGMMANGSLNFKEEDGVIYIEANQGTFSVVPSGANQNSMVNSMTLAGESFVEKTIGTILNLHEKVLDAKDETLEALKNENKFLKDALYSMQELYDADRKTIETLNEELKHAREEAEFMKRKYKLMWNKTIETYSDKAKEEENTQ; encoded by the coding sequence ATGCAAACTTATTTAGAATTAGATGAATTTTGCAAGTTGGTGCATTTAAACGAAGATGTCGTTAAGGGTATGATGGCAAATGGCTCTTTAAATTTTAAAGAAGAAGATGGAGTGATTTATATTGAGGCAAATCAAGGCACTTTCAGTGTCGTGCCTAGTGGAGCAAATCAAAATTCTATGGTTAATTCTATGACCTTAGCTGGGGAAAGCTTTGTGGAGAAGACCATAGGAACGATTTTAAATTTACACGAGAAAGTTTTAGACGCAAAAGATGAAACTCTTGAAGCTTTAAAAAATGAAAATAAATTCTTAAAAGATGCACTCTATTCTATGCAAGAACTTTACGATGCGGATAGAAAGACTATAGAAACTTTAAATGAAGAGTTAAAACACGCTAGAGAAGAAGCGGAATTTATGAAAAGAAAATATAAATTAATGTGGAATAAAACCATAGAAACTTATAGCGATAAGGCGAAAGAGGAGGAAAATACACAATGA
- the purE gene encoding 5-(carboxyamino)imidazole ribonucleotide mutase, protein MKFVAILMGSKSDYEVMSEAARVLEEFGVKYELIITSAHRSPKRTKDYIKEAEQKGAKVFIAAAGMAAHLAGAVAAYTTKPVLGVPMSGTNLGSMDSLFSTVQMPSGIPVGTLAIGKAGAMNAAYLAVQILALNDENLAKALKEERKTKEDKLVKDSKSVEVIL, encoded by the coding sequence ATGAAATTTGTAGCGATACTTATGGGAAGTAAGAGTGATTATGAAGTGATGAGTGAGGCGGCTAGGGTGCTTGAAGAATTTGGAGTTAAATATGAGCTTATCATCACTTCAGCACATAGAAGCCCAAAAAGAACAAAAGATTACATTAAAGAAGCCGAACAAAAGGGTGCTAAGGTCTTTATCGCAGCGGCGGGTATGGCTGCACACTTAGCAGGAGCAGTGGCAGCCTACACAACTAAGCCTGTTTTAGGAGTGCCTATGAGCGGGACTAATTTGGGAAGTATGGACTCTTTATTTTCCACCGTGCAAATGCCAAGTGGAATTCCTGTAGGAACTTTAGCCATAGGTAAGGCTGGAGCTATGAATGCGGCTTATTTGGCGGTGCAAATTTTAGCTCTTAATGATGAAAATTTGGCAAAAGCTTTAAAAGAGGAGCGTAAGACAAAAGAAGATAAGCTTGTCAAGGATTCTAAAAGCGTAGAGGTGATTTTATAA
- a CDS encoding peptidase U32 family protein, with protein MIIPEIVAPAGNFTKLKIALAYGADAVYAGVNNFSLRSRTAREFDYESFEEAINYTHAKGKKIYVTLNGFHLSGQIEGLKRHILKLKAMRPDAFIVASVGAMALVRELAPEIPLHISTQANVLNYLDAKVYKQMGGKRVVIARELGLNDAKLLKQNCDIELEAFVHGSMCFAYSGRCLISSVQSGRMSNRGSCANDCRFSYELFAKNKENGVLFRLEEDENGTHIFNSKDLNLCSYIEKIMKENCISAFKIEGRTKSEYYVALTTRTYKMAIEDTLRGEFNALKYEKEIHTLKNRGFTDGYLISRPLEKTDTQNHLTSIEEGTHQVQGFSENGEFFKCKGKVVLNEAYEILSPLASKITPCDNELGQIYEKEGKYFVKFKKMLTQNHKEYAEIHSGNENAIKMPNLVPEFSFLRKEIV; from the coding sequence ATGATCATACCTGAGATTGTCGCTCCGGCGGGGAATTTTACCAAGCTTAAAATCGCCCTTGCTTATGGAGCGGACGCCGTTTATGCGGGAGTAAATAATTTTTCCTTGCGTTCGAGAACGGCACGCGAATTTGATTATGAAAGTTTTGAAGAAGCGATTAATTACACGCACGCAAAAGGTAAGAAAATTTATGTAACGCTTAATGGCTTCCATTTAAGCGGACAAATTGAGGGGCTTAAAAGGCATATTTTAAAGCTTAAAGCTATGCGTCCTGATGCTTTTATTGTGGCAAGTGTGGGAGCTATGGCTTTGGTAAGAGAATTAGCCCCAGAAATTCCTCTGCATATCTCCACACAGGCTAATGTTTTAAATTATTTAGACGCTAAAGTTTATAAGCAAATGGGTGGAAAACGCGTAGTTATCGCTAGAGAGCTTGGTTTAAATGATGCGAAACTTTTAAAGCAAAATTGCGATATAGAATTAGAAGCCTTTGTGCATGGCTCAATGTGTTTTGCATATTCTGGACGATGTTTAATTAGCTCTGTGCAAAGCGGTAGAATGAGTAATCGTGGCTCTTGTGCGAATGATTGTCGTTTTTCTTACGAGCTTTTTGCTAAAAATAAAGAAAACGGCGTTTTATTTCGCTTAGAAGAAGATGAAAATGGAACGCATATCTTTAATTCTAAGGACTTAAATTTATGTTCTTATATAGAAAAAATTATGAAGGAAAATTGCATTAGTGCTTTTAAGATAGAGGGTCGTACAAAAAGTGAATATTATGTCGCACTTACTACACGCACTTATAAAATGGCGATTGAAGATACTTTAAGGGGTGAATTTAATGCCTTAAAATACGAAAAAGAAATTCATACGCTTAAAAATAGAGGTTTTACAGACGGGTATCTTATCTCACGCCCTTTAGAAAAAACAGACACGCAAAATCATCTCACAAGTATTGAAGAGGGAACGCATCAAGTGCAAGGATTTTCGGAAAATGGAGAGTTTTTTAAATGTAAAGGTAAGGTTGTTTTAAATGAAGCTTATGAAATTTTAAGCCCTTTAGCTTCTAAAATCACACCTTGTGATAACGAACTAGGTCAAATTTATGAAAAAGAGGGAAAGTATTTTGTGAAATTTAAAAAAATGCTTACTCAAAATCATAAAGAATATGCAGAAATTCATAGCGGTAATGAAAATGCCATTAAAATGCCAAATTTAGTGCCAGAATTTAGCTTTTTAAGAAAGGAAATTGTATGA
- the glnA gene encoding type I glutamate--ammonia ligase, giving the protein MGKFVNNIEEFFTYCKENEVAFVDFRFTDIIGAWHHITYNFHSINEETFELGIPFDGSSLEGWQPVNKSDMILKPDAPSAFLDPFTADQTIIVFCDVYDIYKGQMYEKCPRSMAKKALQFLQESGVADMAYFGPENEFFIFDSVKIVDNANCSKYEVDTEEGEWNDNKEFVDSYNTGHRPRNKGGYFPVAPIDSLVDIRAEMVQTLEKVGIKTFVHHHEVAQGQAEIGVHFGTLVEAADNVQIYKYIVKMVAHLNGKTATFMPKPLYGDNGSGMHVHMSLWKNGVNLFYDKEGYGGLSQDAIHYIGGILKNARSVAAFTNPSSNSYKRIVPGFEAPCILTYSCQNRSASCRIPYGMGKNSARVEIRFPDSTANPYLAFVSLLMAGLDGIKNKHIPVGPMEENLFDLTLDEVREKGIEQLPHTLRGSLEALIRYNSFLKPVMSDLFIDDYQHLKFATQVWPVEARPTAYEFKTCYSC; this is encoded by the coding sequence ATGGGCAAATTTGTCAATAATATCGAGGAATTTTTTACTTACTGCAAAGAAAATGAAGTCGCTTTTGTGGATTTTCGTTTCACAGATATTATAGGAGCTTGGCATCATATCACTTACAATTTTCACTCCATTAACGAAGAGACTTTTGAGCTAGGAATTCCCTTTGACGGCAGTTCTTTGGAGGGTTGGCAACCTGTTAATAAATCTGATATGATCTTAAAACCTGACGCTCCAAGCGCCTTTTTAGACCCATTTACAGCAGATCAGACCATTATCGTTTTTTGCGATGTTTATGACATTTACAAAGGACAAATGTATGAAAAATGCCCTCGCTCTATGGCAAAAAAGGCTCTTCAATTTTTACAAGAAAGTGGTGTAGCTGATATGGCTTATTTTGGACCTGAAAATGAATTTTTTATCTTTGATAGTGTCAAAATCGTAGATAATGCAAACTGCTCCAAATATGAAGTTGATACTGAGGAGGGTGAGTGGAACGACAATAAAGAATTTGTCGATAGCTACAATACAGGACATCGTCCAAGAAATAAGGGCGGATATTTTCCAGTCGCACCTATTGACTCTTTAGTTGATATTAGAGCGGAAATGGTGCAAACTCTAGAAAAAGTAGGCATTAAAACCTTTGTGCATCATCACGAAGTCGCACAGGGACAAGCTGAAATAGGCGTTCATTTTGGCACTTTAGTCGAAGCAGCTGACAATGTGCAAATTTACAAATATATCGTTAAAATGGTCGCCCATCTTAATGGTAAAACCGCCACTTTTATGCCAAAACCCCTTTATGGCGATAATGGCAGTGGTATGCATGTGCATATGAGCCTATGGAAAAATGGCGTGAATTTGTTTTATGATAAAGAAGGATACGGCGGACTTAGCCAAGATGCTATCCATTACATAGGAGGAATTCTCAAAAATGCAAGAAGTGTTGCCGCTTTTACAAATCCTAGCTCAAATTCCTACAAAAGGATAGTTCCGGGCTTTGAAGCGCCTTGCATTTTAACCTATTCTTGTCAAAACAGAAGTGCAAGTTGTCGTATCCCCTATGGTATGGGAAAAAATTCTGCACGCGTTGAAATTCGCTTCCCAGATAGCACGGCAAATCCTTATCTAGCTTTCGTTTCGCTTTTGATGGCGGGACTTGATGGTATTAAAAATAAGCATATCCCAGTGGGTCCTATGGAGGAGAATTTGTTCGATTTAACTCTAGATGAAGTGCGTGAAAAAGGTATAGAACAACTTCCTCACACTTTAAGAGGAAGTCTAGAAGCACTTATCCGCTACAATAGCTTTTTAAAACCTGTGATGAGTGATCTTTTTATTGATGATTATCAACATCTCAAATTTGCCACTCAAGTATGGCCTGTGGAAGCACGCCCTACGGCTTATGAATTTAAAACCTGCTATTCTTGTTAA
- a CDS encoding thiamine phosphate synthase: MWVRKIIAISDRVLVQDDFLRQVEKLAKAKIDAFVLREKDLSEYEYYDLAKEVLKICTKYKITCFLHGYLTPTLKLEHKYFQAPLALLRKESNIAKYFHILGTSVHSKEELLEAINYKVNHAFVGHIFKSSCKPNLKPYGIELLKDLLSFSSIPLYAIGGINAENIKFFKNINIAGVCMREALMRESNPKKYLALCKKEFL, translated from the coding sequence ATGTGGGTTAGAAAAATCATCGCTATCAGCGATAGAGTTTTGGTGCAAGATGATTTTCTAAGACAGGTTGAAAAACTTGCAAAGGCTAAGATAGACGCTTTTGTGCTAAGGGAGAAAGATTTAAGTGAGTATGAATACTATGATTTGGCTAAAGAAGTTTTAAAAATTTGCACTAAGTATAAAATCACTTGTTTTTTACACGGCTATTTAACACCCACCTTAAAGCTAGAGCATAAGTATTTCCAAGCCCCCTTAGCCTTACTTAGAAAAGAGTCCAATATAGCAAAATATTTTCACATTTTAGGCACTTCCGTTCATAGTAAAGAGGAGCTTTTGGAAGCGATTAATTATAAGGTAAATCACGCCTTTGTGGGACATATTTTCAAAAGTTCTTGTAAGCCAAATTTAAAGCCTTATGGAATAGAGCTTTTGAAAGATTTGTTGAGCTTTAGCTCTATACCACTTTATGCTATAGGTGGGATTAATGCTGAAAATATCAAGTTTTTTAAAAATATTAATATCGCTGGAGTCTGTATGAGAGAGGCATTAATGCGTGAGAGTAATCCTAAAAAATACCTCGCACTCTGCAAAAAGGAATTTCTATAA
- the thiH gene encoding 2-iminoacetate synthase ThiH, with the protein MMDYLPHMQVIQSDILDKVIKEMQSYDEAKYQTNDVINALNSSYLNIEHLKALLSTAAEEFIEDLAFKASKLKLKYFGNNISLFTPLYLSNFCNSKCVYCGFQKGNKITRAKLSEKEIEEEMQAIAKSGLQEILMLTGEGREFASVEYIARACELARKYFKVVGVEIYPMNVDEYALLHKSGCDYVTIFQETYNETKYSKIHLAGEKSVFKYRFFGQERALMAGMRGVAFGALLGIDDFRKDALACALHAHFLQQKYPYAEFSLSIPRLRPIINNAKISPKDVSEKRLLQVLCAYRLFLPFAHISLSSRERMGFRDEAVKLGVSKMSAGVSVGIGEHSGTKKGDEQFEISDDRSVEAIRIKLKELDLQPVMSDSIYVG; encoded by the coding sequence ATGATGGATTATCTTCCTCATATGCAAGTGATTCAAAGCGATATTTTAGATAAAGTTATAAAAGAAATGCAAAGCTATGATGAAGCAAAATATCAAACCAACGATGTCATCAATGCTTTAAATTCTTCTTATCTTAATATAGAGCATTTAAAAGCCCTTTTAAGCACGGCTGCTGAGGAATTTATAGAGGATTTGGCTTTCAAAGCTTCAAAACTTAAACTTAAATATTTTGGTAATAATATTTCTTTATTTACCCCACTTTACTTGTCAAATTTTTGTAATTCTAAATGTGTGTATTGTGGCTTTCAAAAGGGCAATAAAATTACAAGAGCAAAATTAAGCGAAAAAGAAATTGAAGAGGAAATGCAAGCCATAGCTAAAAGCGGCTTGCAAGAAATTTTAATGCTAACGGGTGAGGGTAGAGAATTTGCAAGTGTAGAATACATCGCTAGAGCGTGTGAATTAGCAAGAAAATATTTTAAGGTCGTAGGCGTGGAAATTTACCCTATGAATGTTGATGAATATGCCCTTTTGCATAAAAGTGGGTGCGATTATGTAACGATTTTTCAAGAAACTTATAATGAAACTAAATATTCTAAAATTCATTTAGCTGGAGAAAAAAGTGTATTTAAATACCGCTTTTTTGGACAAGAAAGAGCGCTAATGGCTGGTATGAGGGGCGTGGCTTTTGGGGCTTTGCTTGGGATTGATGATTTTAGAAAAGACGCATTAGCTTGTGCACTTCACGCACACTTTTTGCAGCAAAAATACCCCTACGCTGAATTTTCGCTTTCTATCCCACGCTTAAGACCTATTATTAATAATGCTAAAATTTCACCCAAAGATGTAAGCGAAAAAAGACTTTTACAGGTTTTGTGTGCTTATAGACTTTTTTTGCCCTTTGCACACATTAGCCTTTCAAGTCGTGAAAGAATGGGCTTTAGAGATGAGGCTGTTAAACTTGGTGTGAGTAAGATGAGTGCGGGAGTTAGCGTGGGGATAGGGGAGCATTCTGGCACAAAAAAGGGCGATGAGCAATTTGAAATCAGCGATGATAGAAGCGTTGAGGCGATTAGAATAAAGCTTAAAGAACTTGACCTTCAGCCCGTGATGAGTGATAGTATTTATGTGGGTTAG